One region of Amphiprion ocellaris isolate individual 3 ecotype Okinawa chromosome 9, ASM2253959v1, whole genome shotgun sequence genomic DNA includes:
- the LOC111576829 gene encoding glutathione S-transferase kappa 1-like → MSSRKVVELFYDVVSPYSWLGFEVMCRYRNLWNIDLKLRPAFLGGVMQGSGNKPPGFVFNKMHYMIHDLRRLAEYFDVPLQQPSDPEEVMFNKGSLAAMRFVAAVQQKGGDKKTEKVSRELWRRIWSEDKDITEPASLSEAAVKAGLTDGEIKEVLEMCTSKEIKEKLKSCTEEALKLGAFGFPMMVCHVDGKPEMFFGSDRFELMAHCIGEKWLGPNPDKAKL, encoded by the exons ATGAGCTCCAGGAAAGTGGTCGAGCTGTTTTACGACGTGGTTTCTCCGTATTCATGGCTGGGCTTCGAG GTGATGTGTCGCTACAGGAATCTGTGGAACATCGATCTGAAGCTCCGTCCTGCGTTTCTCGGCGGCGTCATGCAGGGATCAG GAAACAAGCCTCCCGGTTTCGTTTTCAACAAAATGCACTACATGATACACGACCTGCGGCGTCTGGCGGAATACTTTGACGTCCCGCTGCAGCAGCCGTCCGACCCGGAAGAGGTCATGTTTAATAAAG GCTCGTTGGCTGCGATGCGATTCGTCGCCGCCGTTCAGCAGAAAGGTGGAGACAAAAAGACGGAGAAAGTTTCCCGTGAGCTGTGGAGACGAATCTGGAGCGAAGACAAAGACATCACTGAGCCGGCGTCTCTGTCTGAG gcGGCGGTGAAAGCAGGACTGACTGACGGAGAGATTAAAGAAGTGCTGGAGATGTGCACATCCAAGGAGATCAAGGAGAAGCTCAAGTCCTGCACAGAGGAAGCTCTGAAGCTGGGG GCGTTCGGTTTCCCCATGATGGTTTGTCACGTTGATGGGAAGCCGGAGATGTTCTTCGGATCGGACCGGTTCGAGCTCATGGCCCACTGCATCG GAGAGAAGTGGCTCGGGCCGAACCCCGACAAAGCTAAACTGTGA